The Halobacterium litoreum genome includes a region encoding these proteins:
- a CDS encoding outer membrane protein assembly factor BamB family protein translates to MPSRRRFLTTTGAAAFAGLAGCMGGVRDYFENDTTVEGPCDDSPATWPTAGGDSGRTGQTDTAPPAPDADAVDILAGIHENGRRQFAAALPTVANGTAYVPVTSGLIAVDLQSPLDGARWKYDLDDQTKAVPLITCGLAFVPGLNRLDALDQRTGDRYWRLDDGSREATSVASRGETIFLAGPSLIAIDMRTGDRLWSADGGDTLALDDAGVYSTRNANGTGDIYAHDLDGEQRWHLSLGKIVGSASVQEGTVWVADNRVTVYAIDARSGETFWSRSLDGVEKIHSGLAVRGDDVVVPAGMGSTSFVLDAATGETRWERDTGMVTGRPVIGDDWVALGRTNTGVTLYDRGAGDQRTTWSREEYGLGTIDGLVAVEEGFVVRGGTNSGLTLIR, encoded by the coding sequence ATGCCCTCTAGACGCCGCTTCCTGACCACCACCGGTGCTGCCGCTTTTGCTGGTTTGGCTGGCTGTATGGGTGGTGTTCGTGACTACTTCGAGAACGATACCACTGTGGAGGGCCCTTGTGACGATTCACCCGCTACGTGGCCAACCGCTGGGGGTGATTCCGGTCGCACCGGCCAAACTGATACCGCTCCCCCGGCTCCCGACGCCGACGCTGTCGATATCCTCGCGGGCATCCACGAGAACGGACGCCGACAATTCGCCGCCGCACTCCCAACCGTCGCAAACGGGACAGCATACGTTCCGGTGACTAGTGGACTCATCGCGGTCGACCTCCAGTCCCCACTGGACGGGGCGCGCTGGAAGTACGACCTCGACGACCAGACTAAGGCAGTGCCACTGATTACTTGTGGGCTCGCCTTTGTCCCCGGACTGAATCGTCTGGACGCTCTAGATCAGAGGACTGGCGACCGGTACTGGCGTCTTGATGACGGGAGTCGAGAGGCCACGTCCGTCGCGTCGCGTGGTGAAACCATCTTCCTTGCTGGGCCGTCTCTGATTGCAATCGACATGCGGACCGGAGACCGCCTGTGGAGTGCTGATGGTGGTGACACGCTCGCGCTCGACGATGCGGGCGTCTACAGCACGAGAAACGCCAACGGGACTGGTGACATCTACGCCCACGATTTAGACGGCGAGCAGCGGTGGCATCTCTCCCTCGGGAAGATCGTCGGGTCGGCCTCCGTTCAGGAGGGGACGGTCTGGGTTGCGGACAATCGGGTAACGGTTTACGCGATTGACGCTCGAAGCGGGGAGACGTTCTGGTCGCGGTCGCTCGATGGCGTCGAGAAGATTCACTCCGGTCTCGCCGTCCGTGGCGATGACGTGGTCGTCCCTGCAGGTATGGGCAGTACGAGTTTCGTCCTCGACGCAGCGACCGGTGAGACACGCTGGGAGCGGGATACCGGGATGGTTACTGGCCGTCCGGTCATCGGTGATGATTGGGTCGCGCTTGGCCGGACGAACACCGGGGTCACGCTCTACGACCGAGGGGCGGGCGACCAGCGAACGACCTGGTCACGCGAGGAGTACGGACTGGGGACGATCGATGGTCTCGTCGCGGTTGAAGAGGGGTTCGTGGTTCGCGGCGGAACGAACTCGGGACTAACGCTGATCCGGTGA
- a CDS encoding SufS family cysteine desulfurase, whose translation MDVESIREDFPILDREVGGEPLVYLDNAATTQTPTQVSRTFTEYYDEYNANVHRGIHQLSHEASVAYEDAHDRLAEFVGADGREEMVFTKNATEAVNLVAHGLGHQHLEPGTAVVTTEMEHHASLVTWQQIAERTGAEVRYVEVEDDGTLDAEHAKEVIDEDVEIVSVAHVSNVLGTVNPVRELADLAHDNGAVILVDGAQSVPTRPVDVTDLGADFLAFSGHKMAGPTGIGCLYGRRDLLEEMDPFLYGGEMIRHVTFDEATWNDLPWKFEAGTPPIAEGIALAAAADYLDDIGMDAVRRHEDELAQYLLDELAEREDVEAYGPPAGVERTGLVSFNVGDVHGHDLSEILDDRGVAVRAGDHCTQPLHDVLDIPGSVRASFYVYTTREEVDALLDGIEDAAERRDGLLASDRYHDRVFEHHRDRTNAGGLEDATFRKHSAETSCGDEGEFHVDLAADGTIREIGFESQSCAVSTAVASMLADHLTGEPVDALADLDGTVEALLDGQFPDVRRDCVVGPEDVISEGATEHLESARSADD comes from the coding sequence ATGGACGTCGAGTCGATACGCGAGGACTTCCCGATTCTCGACCGCGAGGTTGGCGGCGAACCGCTCGTCTACCTCGACAACGCGGCGACGACGCAGACGCCGACGCAGGTGTCCCGGACGTTCACCGAGTACTACGACGAGTACAACGCGAACGTCCACCGCGGCATCCACCAGTTGAGCCACGAGGCGTCGGTGGCCTACGAGGACGCCCACGACCGACTCGCCGAGTTCGTCGGCGCGGACGGCCGCGAGGAGATGGTGTTCACGAAGAACGCCACCGAGGCCGTGAATCTGGTCGCGCACGGCCTCGGCCATCAGCACCTCGAACCGGGGACGGCGGTCGTGACGACGGAGATGGAACACCACGCCAGCCTCGTGACGTGGCAGCAAATCGCCGAGCGCACGGGCGCCGAGGTGCGGTACGTGGAAGTCGAGGACGACGGGACGCTGGACGCCGAGCACGCGAAGGAGGTAATCGACGAGGACGTGGAAATCGTCTCCGTCGCGCACGTCTCGAACGTCCTCGGCACGGTCAACCCGGTGCGCGAACTCGCGGACCTCGCACACGACAACGGCGCCGTCATCCTCGTGGACGGCGCCCAGTCCGTCCCCACCCGGCCAGTGGACGTGACCGACCTCGGCGCGGACTTCCTCGCGTTCTCCGGGCACAAGATGGCCGGGCCGACCGGTATCGGCTGTCTGTACGGCCGCAGGGACCTGCTCGAGGAGATGGACCCGTTCCTCTACGGCGGCGAGATGATTCGCCACGTCACGTTCGACGAGGCGACGTGGAACGACCTGCCCTGGAAGTTCGAGGCCGGCACGCCGCCGATTGCAGAGGGCATCGCGCTCGCCGCGGCCGCAGACTACCTCGACGACATCGGGATGGACGCGGTCCGGAGACACGAGGACGAACTCGCGCAGTACCTGCTGGACGAACTCGCCGAGCGCGAGGACGTGGAGGCCTACGGCCCGCCCGCGGGCGTCGAGCGAACCGGTCTGGTCTCGTTCAACGTCGGCGACGTCCACGGACACGACCTCTCCGAAATCCTGGACGACCGCGGCGTCGCGGTGCGCGCTGGCGACCACTGCACCCAGCCGCTCCACGACGTGCTCGATATTCCCGGTTCCGTGCGCGCGTCGTTCTACGTCTACACCACTCGCGAGGAGGTCGACGCCCTGCTCGACGGCATCGAGGACGCGGCCGAGCGCCGCGACGGCCTGCTCGCCTCTGACCGCTACCACGACCGCGTGTTCGAACACCACCGCGACCGCACGAACGCGGGCGGGCTCGAAGACGCGACGTTCCGCAAGCACTCCGCGGAGACCAGTTGTGGCGACGAGGGCGAGTTCCACGTCGACCTCGCGGCCGACGGCACCATCCGCGAAATCGGCTTCGAGAGCCAGTCGTGTGCGGTCAGCACCGCGGTCGCGAGCATGCTCGCCGACCACCTCACGGGCGAACCGGTCGACGCGCTCGCGGACCTCGATGGCACCGTCGAGGCCCTCCTCGACGGCCAGTTCCCGGACGTCCGCCGCGACTGCGTCGTCGGCCCGGAGGACGTCATCAGCGAGGGCGCGACCGAACACCTCGAATCGGCGCGCTCCGCGGACGACTGA
- a CDS encoding plastocyanin/azurin family copper-binding protein: protein MAPPLRSSRRDVLTALGTGAAFAAVGGTVAGRGDDEQPGGYVPDVETSTVHRVWTRIAGPPTNPDRPADFFYEPTGLHVEPGDVVQFVFETPDHNVVPYHPAFGMRRRIPTGVTAFSSPLLGWRPESIGPDQIEPPAETGGEGGEASEGDEGGEGDGSGDGAAENATEPVPSTWLLGFAEPGVYDFLCSPHETFGMAMRVVVGAETETRFETEDADALPEPRVGPVGLARATLTDPALQPSNIVAEDTVSWSDLAASGGGGGGGGSGGSGGGGNSGSGGDGNASSGNGGSGGGGNSGSGGA from the coding sequence ATGGCCCCACCACTCAGGTCGTCGCGACGGGACGTACTGACGGCGCTCGGCACCGGTGCCGCGTTCGCGGCGGTCGGCGGTACGGTCGCCGGCCGCGGCGACGACGAACAGCCCGGCGGCTACGTGCCGGACGTGGAGACGAGCACCGTCCACCGCGTGTGGACGCGCATCGCCGGCCCGCCGACGAACCCCGACCGGCCCGCGGACTTCTTCTACGAGCCCACGGGCCTCCACGTCGAACCCGGCGACGTGGTGCAGTTCGTCTTCGAGACCCCCGACCACAACGTCGTTCCCTACCACCCCGCGTTCGGGATGCGGCGGCGCATCCCGACCGGCGTGACGGCGTTCTCGTCGCCGCTGCTCGGCTGGCGGCCCGAATCCATCGGCCCCGACCAGATAGAGCCGCCGGCGGAGACGGGCGGCGAAGGCGGCGAGGCCAGCGAAGGCGACGAGGGAGGCGAAGGCGACGGGAGCGGTGACGGCGCGGCGGAGAACGCGACCGAACCGGTGCCGAGCACGTGGCTGCTCGGGTTCGCCGAACCGGGCGTCTACGACTTCCTCTGCTCGCCTCACGAGACGTTCGGGATGGCGATGCGCGTGGTCGTCGGCGCGGAGACGGAGACGCGCTTCGAGACCGAGGACGCCGACGCGCTCCCCGAACCCCGCGTCGGGCCGGTGGGGCTGGCGCGCGCGACGCTCACCGACCCCGCGCTCCAGCCGTCGAACATCGTCGCCGAGGACACCGTGTCGTGGAGCGACCTCGCCGCGAGCGGCGGAGGAGGCGGTGGCGGCGGAAGCGGTGGCAGCGGAGGCGGCGGAAACAGCGGGAGCGGTGGCGACGGAAACGCCAGTAGTGGAAACGGCGGCAGCGGAGGCGGCGGAAACAGCGGCAGCGGCGGCGCGTAG
- a CDS encoding multicopper oxidase domain-containing protein translates to MTNTGPDDDFEPQGESQSEDDSWVDLTRRQLLGGLGAIGAGGALTGASTLALLDDTERSAGNELVAGNLDLAVNWQEWYNGEPVDAYPDDDGDDRKATVHTRDEIARANYGSDFEDLGGDRREAVESTFRDQFTDLGDGGRPPLVDLSDVKPGDSGRIRFGLHLFDNPGFLSMTGALLEDAENGILEPEAEAGDDTPDEGELADNIRARVRYEGAEYDDVEYEGTLRDVVRNFGDELPLDGDRDAVSRQCFENSQTEHVVFEWKLPEHVGNEVQGDSVAFDLGFYAEQCRHQDAKVREFTIHAVSADIVYNEYGLHQPEDVGAMYVLEENLDAVREASGVTPGEDADVDTSVIQPLTIRANVNDVVDIKFVNHLDRPASIHQTALPYDVQESDGMHAGYNDDTIAAPDDSIKYRWLATNEGTHFFADGANQAYDSADEPPERANLASRGLFGALVVEPRGATWTDPETGDHLRSGVRADVHVPEGVDHREFLTFYHTPEGIQTADGGELTFPDSDREQTVHAINYRADPTGNRGKEEFYSSWVHGDPGGGDNVYEAYLGDPTKFVAVGASIEENHVHHLHGHRWKETSPRTDSDTIDSQTVGMGATYENKFVTAHGDIAAGFDDFRTVRPEMAFGEGFAVGAGGAHGSAGDYLFHCHLFPHYGEGMWGIFRVNDKEQPDLKTLRNNDPPIPADSDTPGFPDFIPGEDGEAPPAPPYDGTREPTDAEREALRDGVPPGAPYTDPADPDVEYGDDGDFDPEEGEIREYTIVALDADVVYNDDGHHDPEGIVYVLEEDAEKVRNGDLNPEPLFVRANVGDLVKVTLKNETAGGKSNHIHFVSYDVLGSDSLSNGYNYTQQADPGEALESQWYADEEGMIFFHDHITGIDDVMNGSFCGLIVEPPNSTWRDPFSGEEIRSGAQAIVENPDGEDFREFALHYQDFAQLRERNGDFVNPDVQHNENAGTMAINYRNAPYYNRDDFDGAYVHSSAAHGDPPTPLLEAYEDDPVRIRLAQGAYEEFHNFQIHGGEFSLDAEGLAPEDTTSQIIGVSEAFSFSLIAGDGFDHLDNTAGLPIRDHLYGSSIATDLWDGMWGIFRVLGGEVSHLEPLPDRGAPEDTIADDDLEAMGHPAPHADFDWAEYGQEARLRYGPDDDPAFPPDRDDRQNGDVADAPPAQAPSPGDPCPDDADVRTYDVTAFQHDIEYNDYGDHDPHGIVFALDEHVEEIRDGTRQPEPLTIRANRGECVEINLTNELPEELDDDHPHPKMRTSQPWDVSSRISLHPQRVTYDVNGSDGTAAGFNWDQTVAPGDTVTYRWYAEELVDTCVLWDHADVRGHRHHGAFGRFVVEPAESVWLDSATAEPLVPFTDVPGVAPNPTPTAMLKDGTGDGDDFREFALAFADGQYIINGDDDFDNCVVPPGDGADPDDPCNQLGDPEEQGFFSVNYRSEPFVRRFEENDDPSRVYDSDLHGDPATTLPAALTGDPVAFRVHMTADSSRGLAFHLSGHQWNRKRDILASEKIGVDDQFVPGRAVRMEPFGGAGGLAESAGDFVYQETKQRRRLEGGLWGLFRVRERLDDFDAPVQPLPDRSEGVDIRDRPGWVVATGNVTASAGTDVLVGVPDSDLGGPNAGAAYLFAAPVDEDDITDLSGADLQILGTRPGARVGTAVAFADGDVRQQGDGADFVVRSEDDTYEFADAGEMSGTVVVDE, encoded by the coding sequence ATGACGAACACCGGACCAGACGACGACTTCGAACCGCAGGGGGAATCGCAGTCGGAGGACGACTCGTGGGTCGACCTGACCCGACGACAGCTACTCGGCGGCCTCGGCGCAATCGGCGCCGGCGGCGCGCTCACCGGCGCGAGCACGCTCGCGCTCCTCGACGACACCGAACGCAGCGCGGGCAACGAACTCGTCGCCGGTAACCTCGACCTCGCCGTGAACTGGCAGGAGTGGTACAACGGCGAGCCCGTCGACGCCTACCCGGACGACGACGGCGACGACCGCAAGGCCACCGTCCACACCCGCGACGAGATAGCGCGAGCGAACTACGGCAGCGACTTCGAGGACCTCGGCGGCGACCGCCGGGAGGCCGTCGAGTCGACGTTCCGCGACCAGTTCACCGACCTCGGCGACGGCGGGCGACCGCCGCTCGTCGACCTCTCGGACGTGAAACCCGGCGACTCCGGACGCATCCGCTTTGGCCTCCACCTCTTCGACAACCCCGGGTTCCTCTCGATGACCGGCGCGCTCCTCGAGGACGCCGAGAACGGGATTCTCGAACCCGAAGCCGAGGCGGGCGACGACACCCCCGACGAGGGCGAACTCGCCGACAACATCAGGGCGCGTGTCAGGTACGAGGGCGCGGAGTACGACGACGTGGAGTACGAGGGGACGCTCCGCGACGTCGTCCGGAACTTCGGCGACGAACTCCCGCTGGACGGCGACCGGGACGCGGTCAGCCGCCAGTGCTTCGAGAACTCTCAGACCGAACACGTCGTCTTCGAGTGGAAACTCCCGGAGCACGTCGGCAACGAGGTGCAGGGCGACTCGGTGGCCTTCGACCTCGGGTTCTACGCCGAGCAGTGCCGCCACCAGGATGCGAAGGTCCGCGAGTTCACGATTCACGCGGTCTCCGCGGACATCGTCTACAACGAGTACGGCCTCCACCAGCCCGAGGACGTCGGCGCGATGTACGTCTTAGAGGAGAATCTGGACGCCGTCCGCGAGGCGTCCGGGGTGACGCCCGGCGAGGACGCCGACGTGGACACGTCGGTCATCCAGCCGTTGACGATTCGCGCGAACGTGAACGACGTCGTCGACATCAAGTTCGTCAACCACCTCGACCGGCCCGCGTCCATCCACCAGACCGCGCTTCCGTACGACGTCCAGGAGTCTGACGGGATGCACGCCGGCTACAACGACGACACCATCGCCGCGCCCGACGACTCCATCAAGTACCGGTGGCTCGCGACGAACGAGGGCACGCACTTCTTCGCGGACGGCGCGAACCAGGCCTACGACAGCGCGGACGAACCGCCCGAGCGAGCGAACCTCGCGTCCCGCGGGCTGTTCGGCGCGCTCGTGGTCGAACCGCGGGGCGCGACCTGGACCGACCCGGAGACGGGCGACCACCTGCGCAGCGGCGTGCGGGCTGACGTCCACGTTCCGGAGGGCGTCGACCACCGCGAGTTCCTGACGTTCTACCACACGCCCGAGGGAATCCAGACGGCCGACGGCGGCGAACTCACGTTCCCCGACAGCGACCGCGAGCAGACCGTCCACGCCATCAACTACCGCGCCGACCCGACCGGGAACCGCGGGAAAGAGGAGTTCTACAGTTCGTGGGTCCACGGCGACCCCGGCGGCGGCGACAACGTCTACGAGGCGTACCTCGGCGACCCGACGAAGTTCGTCGCCGTCGGCGCGTCGATCGAGGAGAACCACGTCCACCACCTCCACGGCCACCGCTGGAAGGAGACGAGTCCGCGCACCGACTCCGACACTATCGACTCTCAGACCGTCGGGATGGGTGCGACCTACGAGAACAAGTTCGTCACCGCACACGGCGACATCGCGGCGGGGTTCGACGACTTCCGGACGGTGCGCCCCGAGATGGCCTTCGGGGAGGGGTTCGCGGTCGGCGCGGGCGGCGCCCACGGGAGCGCGGGCGACTACCTCTTCCACTGCCACCTGTTCCCGCACTACGGCGAGGGGATGTGGGGCATCTTCCGCGTGAACGACAAGGAGCAACCGGACCTGAAGACGCTCAGGAACAACGACCCGCCGATTCCGGCGGACTCCGACACGCCGGGGTTCCCCGACTTCATTCCGGGCGAGGACGGCGAAGCGCCGCCCGCGCCGCCCTACGACGGGACCCGCGAGCCGACCGACGCCGAGCGCGAGGCGCTCCGCGACGGCGTGCCGCCCGGCGCGCCGTACACCGACCCCGCGGACCCGGACGTGGAGTACGGCGACGACGGCGACTTCGACCCCGAGGAGGGCGAGATTCGGGAGTACACCATCGTCGCGCTCGACGCCGACGTGGTGTACAACGACGACGGCCACCACGACCCGGAGGGCATCGTCTACGTCCTCGAGGAGGACGCCGAGAAGGTACGGAACGGCGACCTGAACCCCGAGCCGCTGTTCGTTCGCGCGAACGTCGGCGACCTCGTGAAGGTGACGCTGAAAAACGAGACCGCGGGCGGGAAGTCCAATCACATCCACTTCGTCTCCTACGACGTCCTCGGGTCGGACTCGCTGTCGAACGGCTACAACTACACCCAGCAGGCCGACCCCGGCGAGGCACTGGAGTCCCAGTGGTACGCCGACGAGGAGGGGATGATATTCTTCCACGACCACATCACGGGCATCGACGACGTGATGAACGGGTCGTTCTGCGGGCTCATCGTCGAACCGCCGAACTCGACGTGGCGCGACCCGTTCTCGGGCGAGGAGATTCGCAGCGGCGCGCAGGCCATCGTCGAGAATCCCGACGGCGAGGACTTCCGAGAGTTCGCGCTCCACTACCAGGACTTCGCGCAACTCCGCGAGCGGAACGGCGACTTCGTGAACCCGGACGTCCAGCACAACGAGAACGCGGGTACGATGGCCATCAACTACCGGAACGCGCCCTACTACAACCGCGACGACTTCGACGGCGCGTACGTCCACTCGTCGGCCGCACACGGCGACCCGCCGACGCCGCTGCTCGAAGCCTACGAGGACGACCCGGTGCGCATCCGCCTCGCGCAGGGCGCCTACGAGGAGTTCCACAACTTCCAGATTCACGGCGGCGAGTTCAGCCTCGACGCCGAGGGGCTGGCGCCCGAGGACACCACCTCCCAGATTATCGGCGTCTCGGAGGCGTTCTCGTTTTCGTTGATTGCCGGAGACGGCTTCGACCACCTGGACAACACCGCCGGCTTGCCGATTCGCGACCACCTCTACGGGTCGAGTATCGCGACGGACCTCTGGGACGGCATGTGGGGCATCTTCCGCGTGCTCGGCGGCGAAGTTTCCCACCTCGAACCGCTCCCGGACCGCGGCGCGCCCGAGGACACCATCGCGGACGACGACCTGGAGGCGATGGGGCACCCGGCGCCCCACGCCGACTTCGACTGGGCCGAGTACGGACAGGAAGCGCGCCTGCGGTACGGGCCCGACGACGACCCCGCGTTCCCGCCGGACCGCGACGACAGGCAGAACGGCGACGTCGCCGACGCGCCGCCCGCGCAGGCGCCGTCGCCGGGCGACCCGTGTCCCGACGACGCGGACGTGCGGACGTACGACGTGACCGCGTTCCAGCACGACATCGAGTACAACGACTACGGCGACCACGACCCCCACGGCATCGTGTTCGCACTCGACGAGCACGTCGAGGAGATTCGAGACGGCACGCGTCAGCCCGAACCGCTCACGATTCGCGCGAACCGCGGCGAGTGCGTCGAAATCAACCTCACGAACGAGTTGCCCGAGGAACTGGACGACGACCACCCGCACCCGAAGATGCGGACCTCACAGCCGTGGGACGTCTCCTCGCGCATCTCCCTGCACCCTCAGCGCGTGACCTACGACGTGAACGGGTCGGACGGCACGGCCGCGGGGTTCAACTGGGACCAGACGGTCGCGCCGGGCGACACCGTCACGTACCGCTGGTACGCCGAGGAACTCGTGGACACGTGCGTGCTGTGGGACCACGCCGACGTTCGCGGTCACCGCCACCACGGCGCCTTCGGTCGGTTCGTCGTGGAGCCGGCGGAGTCCGTGTGGCTGGACTCGGCGACGGCCGAACCGCTCGTGCCGTTCACCGACGTGCCGGGCGTCGCGCCGAACCCGACGCCGACAGCGATGCTGAAAGACGGCACGGGCGACGGCGACGACTTCCGCGAGTTCGCGCTTGCGTTCGCCGACGGCCAGTACATCATCAACGGCGACGACGACTTCGACAACTGCGTCGTGCCGCCGGGCGACGGGGCCGACCCCGACGACCCCTGCAACCAACTCGGCGACCCCGAGGAGCAGGGGTTCTTCTCGGTGAACTACCGCTCCGAGCCGTTCGTCCGGCGCTTCGAGGAGAACGACGACCCGTCGCGCGTCTACGACTCGGACCTGCACGGTGACCCCGCGACGACGCTCCCGGCGGCGCTCACGGGCGACCCGGTGGCGTTCCGCGTCCACATGACCGCCGACAGTTCACGCGGTCTCGCGTTCCACCTCTCGGGCCACCAGTGGAACCGCAAGCGGGACATCCTCGCGTCCGAGAAAATCGGCGTCGACGACCAGTTCGTGCCGGGGCGCGCGGTCCGCATGGAACCGTTCGGCGGCGCCGGCGGGCTCGCCGAGTCCGCGGGCGATTTCGTCTACCAGGAGACGAAACAGCGCCGGCGACTTGAGGGCGGCCTCTGGGGGCTGTTCCGCGTTCGCGAGCGCCTCGACGACTTCGACGCGCCCGTCCAACCGCTCCCCGACCGCTCGGAAGGCGTGGACATCCGCGACCGACCGGGGTGGGTGGTGGCGACCGGCAACGTCACCGCGTCGGCGGGCACAGACGTGCTGGTCGGCGTGCCGGACAGCGACCTCGGCGGGCCGAACGCCGGCGCGGCGTACCTGTTCGCGGCGCCCGTCGACGAGGACGACATCACCGACCTCTCGGGCGCCGACCTCCAGATTCTCGGGACGCGACCGGGCGCCCGCGTCGGCACCGCGGTGGCGTTCGCGGACGGCGACGTGCGCCAGCAGGGCGACGGCGCCGACTTCGTGGTGCGCTCCGAGGACGACACCTACGAGTTCGCGGACGCCGGGGAGATGTCCGGCACGGTCGTCGTCGACGAGTAG
- a CDS encoding lipopolysaccharide biosynthesis protein: MPRSADQSPDDEAVEARLDDALERVAHGAAVSVPSILVQRALTVAFTAVLTNGTSAAAYGVFALARRLQRLFRSLSLGFRSGVSRFVPNADSEAERDAIATFAAVLLLGVASVFGVALFAAAPVVADYAELGGQFETLLGVFALGLPATVWLFTTAELLRGLEAVGPLNVAMRVAFPAAQLAVGAVGALVFDDLVVVAVGVVASMALTGTAVAVWLARERGFRPRLRGPGVREIQRRYLRFTLPLFVGGIATTVQRLGFYPLIVAFLTGVAGGVFSVGVLVGALVRLPLMGVNQFIPPVAAALHDDGHRRALSRLYHVTSRLVLVGVTALAVPAIVYRRPVMALFGPTFVEYAWLLPAFVLAQYGACAAGSVGILLTMTDNQRALLVVNTLITGILVVTAVPLTVFYGLPGLVASYLLMLTLNNGLEVAVLYHLEGLQPFTRRHAYPLFAAVPLTAVALAANVVLSNPVAPVVGTLGGLAAYALALRWLGFTHAERRLAGTLAARYRGLLPT; encoded by the coding sequence GTGCCCCGGAGCGCCGACCAGTCGCCCGACGACGAGGCCGTGGAGGCGCGCCTGGACGACGCGCTCGAACGCGTCGCGCACGGCGCCGCCGTCTCCGTCCCGAGCATCCTCGTCCAGCGCGCGCTCACGGTGGCGTTCACCGCCGTCCTCACGAACGGCACGTCCGCCGCCGCGTACGGCGTGTTCGCACTCGCTCGCCGCCTCCAGCGGCTCTTTCGGTCGCTGTCCCTGGGGTTCCGGAGCGGCGTCAGCCGGTTCGTGCCGAACGCCGACTCCGAGGCCGAACGCGACGCCATCGCGACGTTCGCCGCCGTCCTCCTGCTCGGCGTCGCGAGCGTCTTCGGCGTCGCGCTGTTCGCCGCCGCGCCCGTCGTCGCCGACTACGCCGAACTCGGCGGCCAGTTCGAGACTCTCTTGGGCGTGTTCGCGCTCGGCCTCCCCGCCACCGTCTGGCTGTTCACCACTGCGGAACTCCTGCGCGGACTGGAGGCCGTCGGCCCCCTGAACGTCGCGATGCGCGTGGCCTTCCCCGCCGCGCAGTTGGCCGTCGGCGCGGTCGGCGCGCTCGTCTTCGACGACCTCGTGGTGGTCGCCGTCGGCGTCGTCGCGTCGATGGCGCTCACCGGCACCGCCGTCGCGGTCTGGCTGGCGCGCGAACGCGGGTTCCGACCCCGGCTCCGCGGCCCCGGCGTCCGCGAGATACAGCGCCGCTACCTCCGGTTCACGCTCCCGCTGTTCGTCGGCGGCATCGCAACCACCGTCCAGCGTCTGGGCTTTTACCCGCTCATCGTCGCGTTCCTCACCGGCGTCGCTGGCGGCGTGTTCTCCGTCGGCGTGCTCGTCGGCGCGCTCGTCCGACTCCCGCTGATGGGCGTCAATCAGTTCATCCCGCCCGTCGCCGCGGCGCTCCACGACGACGGCCACCGGCGCGCACTCAGCCGGCTCTACCACGTCACCAGCCGGCTCGTGCTCGTCGGCGTCACCGCGCTCGCGGTGCCCGCAATCGTCTACCGGCGGCCCGTCATGGCGCTGTTCGGCCCGACGTTCGTCGAGTACGCGTGGCTTCTCCCCGCGTTCGTCCTCGCGCAGTACGGCGCCTGCGCCGCCGGGAGCGTCGGCATCCTGTTGACGATGACCGACAACCAGCGCGCGCTCCTCGTCGTCAACACCCTGATTACGGGAATCCTCGTCGTCACCGCCGTCCCGCTCACCGTCTTCTACGGCCTGCCGGGGCTCGTCGCGAGTTACCTCCTGATGCTCACGCTGAACAACGGTCTCGAAGTCGCCGTCCTCTACCACCTCGAAGGCCTCCAGCCGTTTACGCGACGGCACGCCTACCCCCTGTTCGCGGCGGTGCCGCTGACCGCCGTCGCGCTCGCCGCGAACGTCGTCCTCTCGAATCCGGTGGCGCCCGTCGTCGGGACGCTCGGCGGCCTCGCGGCGTACGCGCTCGCGCTCCGATGGCTGGGCTTCACGCACGCCGAGCGCCGCCTCGCCGGCACGCTCGCGGCGCGCTACCGCGGGCTGTTGCCGACGTGA